In the genome of Streptomyces aquilus, the window GGACGGTCACGTTCGCCACCCGGCTGGGGTCGCTGGAACGGCCGTCCGATCTTGCCGAGCGGCTGCCCAAGGCGCTCATCCACCGCAATGTGCCGGGGGAACCCGTGCATGCCTTCCTACGGGACTTCGACCGGGCCTGGGCCGCCGCCGCGCCCTATGCGTCGTACGGCGCCCGGCAGCGGTGGATGCGGGCCGTGCGGGAGTTGCGGACCGACTGGCCGGTGGTGGACGGGCCCGCACGATGGCGGCAGGGTGAAGTGACCGTGGCGTGGGAGGCGTTGGCGCCTCGGGGCCGCTGAGCTGCGGGGAACGATCTCCGTGAGTCGTTCGTCACAAAGGCGGGGAGATCGTCTTCGGGGGCGGGAACGGGGGCAGGAGGAGCGAAGTACCGCTGACGCACGACCTCTGTCGCTTTTCGGTGGCACATGGCACGATCCCCCAAGCGTCCGTAAGTTACTGACGGTAAATCAGATGTGGGGGAAGAGGTATGGGTGCGGGCAAGCGCGGGCTGTTGACGGCGGCCGTGACCGTGGTCTGTGCGGTGACCGTGCTGGCGGCTCCGGGTACGGCGTTCGCGGCGCCGACTCCCACACCGACACCGACCCCCAGCGCTTCGCCCTCCGCCGCGCCCGCTGCCGCGCCCGACAAGGACCTTGAGGCCGTACGCGAGAAGCTGGACGACCTCTATCACGACGCAGCCGTGGCCACGGACCGGTACAACGCCGCGGAGGAGGCCGCCGACCAGCAGTCGGCCGCGCTCGTGGCGTTGGCGAAGAAGATCGTCAAGGGGCAGGAGCGGCTCGCCGAGTTGAAGAAGCGGGCGGGTGCGGCGGCCGCCGCCCAGTACCGCAGCGGCGGACTGCCCGACGAGGCGCAGCTGATGCTCAGCGACGACCCGGAAGACTTCCTCAACGGGGCCGGGCGGGTGCTCCAGGGGCAGCGTGCCACCAAGGGGCTGCTGGAGGAACTGACCCGCACCCAGGAGGACTTGGAGCAGTACGCCGACGACGCCTCCGCGCAGTGGGAGAAGCTGGAGGCCAACCGGAAGGCCAAGGCCGCCGCCAAGAAGAAGGTCAAGAAGCAGATCGCCGCCGCCGAGGAACTCGAGT includes:
- a CDS encoding C40 family peptidase gives rise to the protein MGAGKRGLLTAAVTVVCAVTVLAAPGTAFAAPTPTPTPTPSASPSAAPAAAPDKDLEAVREKLDDLYHDAAVATDRYNAAEEAADQQSAALVALAKKIVKGQERLAELKKRAGAAAAAQYRSGGLPDEAQLMLSDDPEDFLNGAGRVLQGQRATKGLLEELTRTQEDLEQYADDASAQWEKLEANRKAKAAAKKKVKKQIAAAEELESKLEKKEKERLARLEQEAAYKAQSTWLDSGILDEINGKASAQGKKAVEYATSQIGKPYEWGAEGPGSYDCSGLTSQAWASAGQPIPRTSQEQWKQLKKIDVKDMRPGDLIIYNSDASHVAMYIGDGAIVHAPRPGRTVTIAGAGSMPILAVVRPDA